A genomic window from Silene latifolia isolate original U9 population chromosome Y, ASM4854445v1, whole genome shotgun sequence includes:
- the LOC141629462 gene encoding uncharacterized protein LOC141629462, which produces MIGKFVWWLAEKSDHLWIRWVNHIYIKGKHLMDYTPCNTSWTWRKICQVKELLKPGFTNGVWTGSPGPYSVSTGYNWMKGVHLKVPWYPLIWSRLIIPKHSFIGWLTVQGRLYTKDRMLSFGMVTNGLYEFCLDKQETHEHILYQCEYSMRCWQLLQQWLGMTFPVHNLITWCIRWRCKSLLKKQVVMASIMTLIYHLWYAWNVCRVEAKIEAPWSLVKRIKEEICVRCRSKPWAFDLQQATVQV; this is translated from the coding sequence ATGATAGGTAAATTTGTCTGGTGGCTGGCTGAGAAGTCTGATCATCTTTGGATCAGATGGGTCAACCATATTTATATCAAGGGCAAACACTTGATGGATTATACACCTTGTAATACCAGTTGGACATGGAGGAAAATCTGTCAGGTGAAGGAGTTGCTTAAACCTGGGTTTACTAATGGTGTCTGGACTGGTTCCCCAGGTCCATACTCTGTTTCTACAGGCTATAACTGGATGAAGGGAGTTCACCTAAAAGTTCCTTGGTATCCTCTGATATGGAGCAGATTGATTATTCCAAAGCATTCCTTCATAGGATGGCTAACTGTTCAGGGAAGACTTTACACTAAAGATAGGATGCTCTCCTTTGGTATGGTTACTAATGGCCTTTATGAATTCTGCCTAGACAAACAGGAAACTCATGAGCATATACTCTATCAATGTGAGTACAGTATGAGGTGTTGGCAGCTGCTCCAACAGTGGCTGGGCATGACTTTCCCAGTTCACAATCTGATTACATGGTGTATCAGGTGGAGATGCAAGTCCTTACTTAAGAAACAGGTTGTTATGGCGTCAATCATGACTTTGATTTATCACTTGTGGTATGCATGGAATGTTTGCAGGGTGGAAGCCAAGATAGAAGCTCCCTGGTCACTTGTCAAGAGAATCAAAGAGGAAATTTGTGTAAGGTGTCGAAGCAAGCCATGGGCATTTGATCTGCAGCAGGCTACTGTCCAAGTCTAG